One window of the Anaeromicrobium sediminis genome contains the following:
- the tatA gene encoding twin-arginine translocase TatA/TatE family subunit, giving the protein MFGRLGGTELLVILVVGFLIFGPKKLPEIGKAFGETVNEFKKSAKSAQDEVKEVIEVVESK; this is encoded by the coding sequence ATGTTTGGAAGATTGGGTGGTACAGAATTACTTGTTATTTTAGTGGTTGGATTTCTAATCTTTGGTCCGAAAAAATTACCTGAGATTGGAAAAGCCTTCGGAGAGACAGTAAATGAATTTAAAAAATCAGCAAAAAGTGCTCAAGATGAAGTAAAAGAAGTTATTGAAGTAGTAGAAAGTAAATAA
- a CDS encoding 4Fe-4S binding protein: protein ETQSLAYDPFGAIFNLTALPIMWMSLPILIFISLFQYRFYCTYFCPIGLTFNLITKLRNRGVKLWKKQKVKA, encoded by the coding sequence ATGAAACTCAATCACTAGCATATGATCCATTTGGAGCAATATTTAACTTAACAGCCTTACCAATTATGTGGATGAGCTTACCAATTCTTATTTTTATAAGTTTATTCCAATATAGATTCTACTGCACTTATTTTTGTCCAATAGGATTAACATTTAATTTAATAACCAAATTAAGAAACAGAGGAGTTAAATTATGGAAAAAACAAAAAGTGAAGGCATAA